Genomic segment of Candidatus Stygibacter australis:
AAAAGCACATGAACCTAAAAACGATGTTATTATTCCTGTTGATGATAAGTATAGGCGTCAGTAATGCTGATAATAAAATATTGAAAAATAGTAATGTCAGCAAAGTAAATAACACAGAAAAGAAAAAAGAATATCTTCTGAAGAACCTTCCCCAAGAAGCAGAAAAGATTGATGTGGAAGGCAAAAAATACTTCAGACATAATGGCATATATTATCGCCCGGGAAAATCAGGTTACCACGTAGTAAATGCACCTCATGGCTTGAAAGTGAAGCATCTACCCAGAGGCGTGAGGATCATCAATCACTATGATGTGGATTATTACTTCTATTATAACACTTATTACCGTTACGATCCTATGCACGAAATATAC
This window contains:
- a CDS encoding DUF6515 family protein translates to MQKHMNLKTMLLFLLMISIGVSNADNKILKNSNVSKVNNTEKKKEYLLKNLPQEAEKIDVEGKKYFRHNGIYYRPGKSGYHVVNAPHGLKVKHLPRGVRIINHYDVDYYFYYNTYYRYDPMHEIYIVINAPEWADKDFHDDKLSLIDGSVLYGKYLGGDREHVYFMFNGDKEKYPVEEVISIEFVP